One window of the Megalops cyprinoides isolate fMegCyp1 chromosome 2, fMegCyp1.pri, whole genome shotgun sequence genome contains the following:
- the msrb2 gene encoding methionine-R-sulfoxide reductase B2, mitochondrial, translated as MSRILVRFASLISREATAKSVLSPRCQLSTVRPICTSSGLRSLTRYDGSGVSTDWQKKLTPEQYVVTREKGTELPFSGIYLNHNEVGMYHCVCCDTPLFNSESKYDSGTGWPSFYEAHGTWEQDESHANIVRRPDNSLGGTGTEIICKHCDAHLGHVFDDGPDPTGQRFCINSVALTFKPRAK; from the exons ATGTCTCGTATTCTAGTACGATTTGCTTCTCTAATTTCCAGAGAAGCGACAGCTAAGTCTGTGCTGTCACCACGGTGTCAGTTATCGACGGTTCGTCCAATTTGCACAAGTTCTG GCCTGAGGTCCCTGACACGTTACGATGGTTCGGGTGTGTCCACCGACTGGCAGAAGAAGCTGACCCCGGAGCAGTATGTTGTCACCAGGGAGAAAGGCACAGAGCTG CCCTTCAGTGGGATTTACCTGAACCATAATGAGGTGGGCATGTACCACTGTGTCTGCTGTGATACACCCCTCTTCAA TTCTGAATCCAAATATGACTCCGGAACTGGATGGCCGTCCTTCTACGAGGCCCACGGAACATGGGAGCAAGACGAGAGCCATGCCAATATCGTACGTCGTCCTGACAACTCACTGGGCGGTACAGGGACAGAGATCATCTGTAAACAT TGTGACGCCCACCTTGGTCACGTGTTTGACGATGGTCCGGACCCCACAGGCCAACGGTTCTGCATCAACAGTGTGGCGCTCACCTTCAAACCCAGGGCCAAGTAA
- the armc3 gene encoding armadillo repeat-containing protein 3: MGKKAKKEAEPPCKDVFDPLAIESKKPATAVLMLSSSEEDVLAKACEAIYKYADKGEENKGTLVDLGAVEPLSRLISHEDQLVCRNALMALGVMSANNDVKRLLKKLDVIPSVIGKLSPENDVVVHEFATLCLASLSLEFTCKVKIFESDGLDPLIQLLFSPDPDVKKNSLECAYNLVQDFPSRVALCELNGMPPLLDLLGSEFPVIQQLALRTLESVTTEAGARVAFREERGLDRLLELLANKEFSDLHMEALQVISNCLQDSESMLLIRQSGGLEKLLQFVVTAAPPDVQMNAAKAISRAAQNSENRKVLHEHDVGRALINLLATDHDGVRTATCQAVAIMSENLACRDSFRNLEGIGVIVPLLGCECVEVREAAALALSSLTSGSQLNACTVHEVEGDELLVQQLREGHPGVVVHAAAVLTNMAAQEALRCSIVAHGGMRVLAGLLQAADARVPASAALAVAALACDADGRADLRSAGGLPPLIKLLSSRNAEVCCNACWAIHVCASDEPTATEICRLGALEILKEINSSVNRRNKFSEAAFQRLLDSNLSVKYSLTGHLSSTNITVDGFYDPGQVQKGERVLTLEELSKQAVNQRRPVIMVNGKPRQVVSEEPAEDKQQDSSSAIRSSSVLSKNSGKAQSRAKGKGRREDDKQKEGDESKAQQETPEKPWALPYDAAFHDLVTEAARSVLPLQDQKEQYIALAKLVSDTMGGPVDRDKLHYFLWELHLSELKIELQSNIIPIGRIKKGTFYHRALLFKVLADRIGVSCSLVRGDYNRAWNKVRLVEGPPKAPGHLPHPLTYIVDLMHTPGHLLKIDSPAAIQYQSI; encoded by the exons ATGGGAAAGAAAGCGAAGAAAGAAGCAGAGCCCCCCTGTAAAGATGTG TTTGACCCTCTGGCCATTGAGAGCAAGAAGCCAGCCACTGCTGTTCTGATGCTCAGTTCCTCTGAGGAAGACGTCTTGGCCAAAGCCTGTGAAGCTATTTATAAATACGCAGACAAGG GTGAGGAGAATAAGGGCACTCTGgtggaccttggagcagtggagcCCTTGTCCCGGCTTATATCCCACGAGGACCAGCTGGTGTGCAGGAATGCCCTCATGGCCTTAGGAGTCATGTCTGCCAACA ACGATGTAAAAAGACTCTTGAAAAAACTGGACGTCATTCCATCAGTTATTGGCAAACTGTCACCTGAAA ACGATGTTGTGGTGCATGAATTTGCCACCCTGTGCTTGGCATCCTTGTCCCTTGAATTCACCTGCAAGGTCAAGATCTTTGAAAGTGATGGACTAGATCCTCTGATCCAGCTCCTGTTCAGCCCAGACCCAGATGTGAAGAAGAATTCACTGGAGTGTGCTTACAACCTTGTACAG gatTTCCCCAGCAGGGTGGCGCTGTGTGAGCTGAATGGCATGCCGCCCTTGCTGGACCTGCTGGGCTCGGAGTTCCCAGTCATCCAGCAGCTGGCCCTGCGCACACTGGAGAGCGTTACCACGGAGGCGGGGGCGCGCGTGGCCTTCCGGGAGGAGCGAGGCTTAGAcaggctgctggagctgctggcaaATAAA GAGTTCAGCGACCTGCACATGGAGGCCCTGCAGGTGATTTCTAACTGCCTTCAGGACAGCGAATCCATGCTGCTTATCCGGCAGTCCGGAGGActggagaagctgctgcagtTTGTAGTCACGGCTGCCCCGCCCGACGTGCAGATGAACGCAGCCAAGGCCATCTCCAGAGCAGCACAGAATA GTGAGAACAGGAAAGTCCTACATGAGCATGATGTGGGGAGGGCCCTGATAAACCTGCTGGCCACAGACCATGATGGTGTGCGTACTGCCACCTGCCAGGCAGTGGCAATAATGAGCGAAAACCTTGCCTGCAGGGACAGCTTCCGGAATTTGG AGGGGATTGGCGTCATTGTCCCGCTGCTGGGCTGCGAATGTGTGGAGGTGAGGGAGGCCGCGGCCCTGGCCCTGTCCAGCCTCACTAGCGGCAGCCAGCTCAATGCCTG CACGGTGCACGAGGTGGAGGGAGACGAGCTCCTGGTGCAGCAGCTGCGGGAAGGTCACCCTGGGGTGGTGGTGCACGCGGCAGCCGTCCTCACCAACATGGCCGCCCAAGAGGCCCTGCGCTGCAGCATCGTGGCGCACGGGGGCATGCGGGTGCTGGCCGGACTGCTGCAGGCCGCCGACGCCCGCGTGCCCGCCAGCGCCGCCCTGGCGGTTGCTGCTCTCGCCTGTGACGCTGATGGCAGGGCTGAT CTGAGGAGCGCTGGAGGACTGCCCCCCTTGATCAAGCTGCTGAGCTCCAGAAATGCCGAGGTCTgctgcaatgcatgctgggcCATTCATGTGTGTGCCAGTGATGAGCCTACGGCAACAGAAATATGCAGGCTGGG AGCTCTGGAAATCCTGAAGGAGATCAACTCCTCTGTGAACCGGCGGAACAAATTCAGTGAAGCAGCCTTCCAGCGACTGCTGGACAGCAACCTCTCGGTGAAGTACAGCCTGACCGGACACCTGTCCTCCACCAACATAACAGTGGATGGATTTTACGACCCGGGACAG GTGCAGAAGGGTGAACGGGTTCTCACCCTGGAGGAGCTGTCCAAGCAGGCCGTGAACCAGCGTCGCCCTGTCATCATGGTTAATGGAAAACCACGCCAGGT AGTATCTGAGGAACCGGCAGAGGATAAGCAGCAGGACAGCTCCAGTGCAATCCGCTCCTCGTCTGTCCTGAGCAAGAACAGTGGGAAAGCCCAGAG CAGAGCGAAGGGGAAGGGTCGGAGGGAGGACGACAAACAGAAGGAGGGGGACGAGAGCAAGGCGCAGCAGGAGACGCCAGAGAAGCCCTGGGCCCTGCCGTACGACGCAGCCTTTCATGACCTGGTGACTGAAGCAGCCAGGTCTGTCCTGCCTCTTCAGGACCAGAAGGAGCAGTACATTGCTCTGGCAAA GCTGGTGAGTGACACCATGGGTGGGCCTGTGGATCGGGACAAGCTGCACTATTTCCTGTGGGAGCTGCACCTGAGTGAACTGAAGATAGAACTCCAGTCCAACATAATTCCCATCGGCAGGATCAAGAAGGGTACCTTCTACCACAGAGCCCTTCTTTTCAAG GTGCTGGCAGACAGGATTGGGGTGAGCTGCAGCTTGGTTCGCGGAGACTACAACCGTGCCTGGAACAAAGTCCGGCTCGTGGAGGGGCCCCCAAAGGCCCCAGGACAccttccccaccccctaacCTACATAGTGGACCTCATGCACACCCCGGGGCACCTTTTAAAAATTGATTCCCCCGCAGCCATCCAGTATCAGTCTATTTGA